The nucleotide window TCCTCCCTCTGGAATACTTTCCCCTTGAGGAAGGCGTAGCCGAACACATCCTCGCCCTTTTGAAAGCCGACAACACGGCTCCGACGCATATCCTTTTATACGGCGAACCCGGCGCGGGGAAAAGCAGCTTCGCCGCAACAGCAGCTAATGAAATCGGACAAAATGCCTACAATGTCAGGACACCTGACAACAGCGATTCTTCAGCACGCAAAAAAGCTCTCGAAGCTTGTCTCAATATGACGGAAAATGGACAGGAGGGGTTGGTGATCGTCGATGAAGCGGACAACCTGCTCAACACCGAATTCGCTTACATCTTTTCGGGAGACAAGCAGGATAAAGGATGGCTCAACGAATTCCTAGAGCGTCCCGGCACCAGGACCATATGGATAACGAACGACACCTTCGGCATTCCGGATTCGGTCATGCGGCGTTTTGCCTACAGCGTAAAGTTCCAGAAACTCGGTCGCGACGAGCGCATCAACATCTGGCAGCGGGTTGCTGCCAAGAACAAAGTTTTGGGGCTCCTCACCAAGGACCAGATGAAACAGTTTGCCGTCCGCTATCCGCTGTCCGCCGGCTCCATCGACATGGCCATCAAGAAGGCCAAAGAAATAGCAGGCCGCAAAAAACGGCCATTCTTCCAAGCGGTGGAAAGATCACTGACGGCGAGCCAGCAGTTAATATCCGGTGACAGTTCCATCAAACGGGACGACATCATCGAAAACGATTATTCGCTGGATGGTCTTAATCTGGATGCAGACATGCCGGTACTCCTGGAGCAACTGGACGCATTCAACACCTACCTCAAAAGAGATTCAGACGAGTTGCGCGTCAACATGAACCTGCTTTTCTACGGCCCTCCGGGGACCGGAAAAACGGAACTGTCCCGTTATCTGTCCCGGCATCTCAAACGGGAGTTGATAGTGAAGCGCACGAGCGACCTCCTGAGCGCGTGGGTAGGACAAAGCGAGCAGCAAATAGCCAGGGCATTCCGGCAAGCCGAAAAACAACGGGCCGTACTGGTTATCGATGAAGCGGACAGCCTGCTCTTCAGCCGGGACAAAGCGGTTCGGTCATGGGAAACGTCCATGGTCAACGAATTCCTGA belongs to Pseudodesulfovibrio portus and includes:
- a CDS encoding AAA family ATPase, whose amino-acid sequence is MGFGSIERIPDQFLSDDDIYVFEASITWFLRLLSKGIPLDENAIRFSLKALNDRAPKFLTECKELITVTGPQKLTPGELEERLQHFDDLEDHSILADNIEILIKKCGVALSRPLAAILYEQLSNRLHDFPGTNESNLDKGCKILQTFFRLDETEVAIILAVHLLENWDVLNEYFDSHLSCREQGKTGIFSTMLDISQQDFNKAISGKISRLELVDKYGSLTVDRVVESIFTTPIENMEDLFYKKAKKELLPLEYFPLEEGVAEHILALLKADNTAPTHILLYGEPGAGKSSFAATAANEIGQNAYNVRTPDNSDSSARKKALEACLNMTENGQEGLVIVDEADNLLNTEFAYIFSGDKQDKGWLNEFLERPGTRTIWITNDTFGIPDSVMRRFAYSVKFQKLGRDERINIWQRVAAKNKVLGLLTKDQMKQFAVRYPLSAGSIDMAIKKAKEIAGRKKRPFFQAVERSLTASQQLISGDSSIKRDDIIENDYSLDGLNLDADMPVLLEQLDAFNTYLKRDSDELRVNMNLLFYGPPGTGKTELSRYLSRHLKRELIVKRTSDLLSAWVGQSEQQIARAFRQAEKQRAVLVIDEADSLLFSRDKAVRSWETSMVNEFLTQMEHFRGLLICTTNRMDELDSASLRRFNHKIFFDFLAKEGVASFYEKMLAPLVSRQVTDNDLRAICHLKNLTPGDFKIIRDRFAFYPKSKIRHADLVQALARESTIKNETSRQRAIGF